One Cricetulus griseus strain 17A/GY chromosome 5, alternate assembly CriGri-PICRH-1.0, whole genome shotgun sequence genomic window carries:
- the C1galt1c1l gene encoding LOW QUALITY PROTEIN: C1GALT1-specific chaperone 1-like protein (The sequence of the model RefSeq protein was modified relative to this genomic sequence to represent the inferred CDS: deleted 2 bases in 2 codons; substituted 4 bases at 4 genomic stop codons) codes for MRDDKGVQIRKVYTFVFQKNVNYNSYFLACPATLSLKIXNIFLLTRDTSQPFYVGYIIPGGLQXVTVEGGIVLSRESAKRLKGLLGDHTECKDQDVIWNLSLDKQLVVCLKCVGVVGXDAEDYEGRNVFNAXPIEYLIRAAMPNNLHQVIKGCCSDIAIMFHGLTSPVRVMMACGHCFMLFWAFFCLQTIQKIRLVSNTTVLLKDLLKCGKSDVRWTT; via the exons ATGAG AGATGACAAGGGGGTACAGATTAGGAAAGTGTacacatttgtttttcaaaagaatgTCAACTACAACAGCTACTTTCTTGCATGTCCTGCTACTCTgtcattgaaaatttaaaatatctttttgcTGACAAGGGACACATCTCAGCCCTTTTATGTGGGCTACATCATACCTGGAGGCCTCCAGTAGGTGACCGTGGAAGGAGGAATTGTCCTAAGTAGAGAGTCGGCGAAGAGGCTCAAGGGGCTTCTCGGG GACCATACAGAGTGTAAAGATCAAGATGTAATTTGGAATTTATCCCTTGATAAGCAGTTGGTAGTCTGCCTGAAATGTGTGGGTGTTGTTGGGTGAGACGCAGAGGATTATGAAGGAAGAAATGTGTTTAATGCATAGCCCATTGAGTACCTCATTCGAGCCGCAATGCCTAAT AACCTGCATCAAGTAATAAAAGGCTGCTGTTCAGATATAGCCATTATGTTTCATGGACTTACTTCCCCAGTTAGAGTAATGATGGCATGTGGACACTGTTTCATGCttttctgggcttttttttgccTCCAAACAATTCAGAAAATAAGACTGGTGAGTAATACAACTGTGCTGTTGAAGGACCTCCTGAAATGTGGCAAGTCTGATGTAAGATGGACAACGTAA